The following coding sequences are from one Eptesicus fuscus isolate TK198812 chromosome 7, DD_ASM_mEF_20220401, whole genome shotgun sequence window:
- the LOC129149692 gene encoding protein BRICK1-like, translated as MAGQEDPVQREIHQDWANREYIEIITSSIKKIVDFLNSFDMSCHSRLATLNEKLTALERRIEYIEARVTRGETLT; from the coding sequence ATGGCGGGACAAGAGGATCCTGTGCAGCGGGAAATTCACCAGGACTGGGCAAACCGGGAGTACATTGAAATCATCACCAGCAGCATCAAGAAAATCGTGGACTTTCTCAACTCGTTCGATATGTCTTGTCATTCAAGACTCGCAACACTAAATGAGAAATTGACAGCCCTTGAACGGAGAATAGAGTACATTGAAGCAAGGGTGACAAGAGGTGAGACCCTCACCTAG